A section of the Harmonia axyridis chromosome 2, icHarAxyr1.1, whole genome shotgun sequence genome encodes:
- the LOC123672964 gene encoding piggyBac transposable element-derived protein 3-like, with protein sequence MAVDERLYTRGRSGTGLLLHELIDLIENDEDISATNIAICPPDELPGADTDKDSDLSDEEVVGDFDHLPARILRSQVEMQNPEIDDDHGNPVVQDENHSEEPRPTTSSQTRVRSTKRKRPTERTWKPKMNGLSSSIPELECEYRPVAEDLLKETVKSPIEAFRAYFSEDLLSHIVTETNRYAMQKLVHNLNATAEEMITFVGIMLMSGYHPLPYRRLYWKQDPDVHSHLVSDAIRRNRFDELISFIHLANNENNDGSDKMYKVRPIFDHLNNSFKQISPGPTISIDESMIPYYGRHGCKQFIRGKPIRFGFKLWVAADPSGYIHHVEPYCGSSTRLPETGLGQGGDVVIGLVDHMKLSKGIRLYFDNLFTSVGLLEELSSRGLGGTGTLRENRCSVSMKLPDKKTWKNKPRGETSTSSSGDILAVRWNDNNVVTVLTNCDNVHPMSKSNRYSRIEKKVISVKVPGPIARYNSNMGGVDLSDQFLASYRNRIRSKKWWWPYFSWTVDVCSTQGWLLYRRLGHDIPLLDFRRQCAIFILKSYGSPPMVAGVRSSLEFTPALEEIRKDRTDHFIEKGESKYRRCKVCGRRTIFVCKKCEVPVHPDECFKIFHDVK encoded by the exons ATGGCCGTCGATGAGAGATT GTATACTCGTGGAAGATCAGGCACtggattacttcttcatgaatTAATTGACCTTATCGAGAACGATGAGGACATATCAGCCACCAATATAGCCATATGTCCACCTGATGAACTTCCTGGTGCAGATACAGATAAGGACTCTGATTTATCGGATGAAGAGGTAGTTGGAGATTTTGACCACCTTCCTGCCCGTATATTACGCTCTCAGGTGGAAATGCAGAATCCAGAAATCGATGATGATCACGGCAATCCAGTCGTCCAAGATGAGAACCATTCAGAAGAACCTAGACCGACGACTTCTTCGCAGACAAGAGTAAGAAGCACCAAACGTAAGCGTCCCACAGAACGTACTTGGAAGCCGAAAATGAATGGGTTATCTTCAAGTATTCCTGAACTTGAATGCGAATACCGACCGGTAGCAGAAGATCTTCTGAAAGAAACGGTAAAAAGCCCTATTGAGGCTTTTAGGGCTTACTTCTCGGAAGATTTATTGAGTCATATCGTAACCGAAACTAATCGTTATGCTATGCAGAAACTCGTTCACAACCTGAATGCCACTGCTGAAGAAATGATTACATTTGTCGGAATTATGTTGATGTCAGGTTACCACCCTCTTCCATATAGAAGACTCTACTGGAAACAAGATCCAGATGTTCATTCGCACTTAGTTTCCGATGCCATCCGTCGAAACCGATTCGATGAACTGATAAGTTTTATTCACCTTGccaacaatgaaaacaatgatggaaGTGATAAAATGTACAAGGTCCGACCTATTTTTGATCACCTCAACAACTCTTTCAAACAAATCAGTCCTGGGCCCACTATTAGTATCGACGAGAGTATGATTCCTTATTACGGAAGGCATGGGTGCAAACAGTTTATTCGCGGAAAACCTATCAGATTTGGGTTCAAGTTATGGGTTGCCGCGGATCCATCTGGatacatccatcatgttgaacccTATTGTGGAAGTTCAACTCGTCTTCCAGAAACTGGACTCGGTCAAGGAGGTGACGTAGTAATTGGACTTGTAGACCACATGAAATTGTCAAAGGGTATTCGACTCTACTTTGACAATCTTTTTACATCGGTTGGGTTGTTGGAAGAGCTTAGTTCTAGAGGACTTGGTGGAACTGGTACTCTGCGTGAGAATCGCTGTAGTGTTTCAATGAAACTTCCAGATAAAAAAACGTGGAAAAATAAACCCAGAGGTGAAACATCCACCAGTTCTTCAGGAGATATTTTAGCAGTCCGTTGGAATGACAACAATGTTGTTACTGTACTTACTAATTGTGATAATGTACATCCTATGTCAAAGTCAAACCGATActccagaattgaaaagaagGTCATTTCTGTCAAAGTACCAGGTCCTATTGCTCGTTACAATAGTAACATGGGTGGAGTAGATCTTTCTGATCAATTTTTGGCTTCCTACCGAAACAGAATCAGGTCGAAAAAATGGTGGTGGCCTTATTTCTCTTGGACTGTGGATGTATGCAGCACACAAGGTTGGTTACTGTATCGTCGCCTTGGGCATGATATTCCTCTATTGGATTTCAGACGTCAGTGtgctattttcattctgaagtcTTACGGCAGTCCTCCAATGGTAGCAGGAGTTCGATCATCTCTAGAGTTCACACCAGCTctcgaagaaataagaaaagatcgaacagatcatttcatcgaaaaaggTGAATCCAAGTATCGCCGTTGTAAAGTATGTGGCAGGCGTACAATTTTTGTATGCAAGAAGTGTGAAGTTCCTGTTCATCCTGATgagtgtttcaaaatttttcatgatgtaaaataa